The following proteins come from a genomic window of Oncorhynchus tshawytscha isolate Ot180627B unplaced genomic scaffold, Otsh_v2.0 Un_contig_1709_pilon_pilon, whole genome shotgun sequence:
- the LOC121844990 gene encoding basic proline-rich protein-like → MWLLPPRAQRGAAESCGDIHDGHLLKHTVVLNLESSNNGGGHRPGRSTTGEGPGPADPRRGRPPARPIHDGGGHRPGRSTTGEGPTPTQPIHDGGGHRPGRSTTGEGPTPTQPIHDGGGHRPGRSTTGEATGPADPRRGRDPPSRSTTGEGPGPADPRRGRPPARPIHNGGGHRPGRSTTGEATGPADPQRGRPPARPIQGGPVTDFRVTGPSPPGQYRSSPPGSVPVQSSRVSNGPVPRVSNGPVSNGPVPRVSNGSVPRVSNGPVPRVSSGPVPRVSSGPVPRVSNGPVPRFSPPGQYQSSPPGQYRSSPPGD, encoded by the exons ATGTGGCTGTTACCCCCGAGGGCCCAGAGGGGGGCAGCAGAGAGCTGTGGAGATATTCACGATGGTCATCTATTAAAGCACACAGTGGTTCTTAACCTGGAGTCCTCGAACAACGGGGGAGGCCACCGGCCCGGCCGATCCACGACGGGGGAGGGACCCGGCCCGGCCGATCCACGACGGGGGAGGCCACCGGCCCGGCCGATCCACGACGGGGGAGGCCACCGGCCCGGCCGATCCACGACGGGGGAGGGACCCACCCCCACCCAGCCGATCCACGACGGGGGAGGCCACCGGCCCGGCCGATCCACGACGGGGGAGGGACCCACCCCCACCCAGCCGATCCACGACGGGGGAGGCCACCGGCCCGGCCGATCCACGACGGGGGAGGCCACCGGCCCGGCCGATCCACGACGGGGGAGGGACCCACCCAGCCGATCCACGACGGGGGAGGGACCCGGCCCGGCCGATCCACGACGGGGGAGGCCACCGGCCCGGCCGATCCACAACGGGGGAGGCCACCGGCCCGGCCGATCCACGACGGGGGAGGCCACCGGCCCGGCCGATCCACAACGGGGGAGGCCACCGGCCCGGCCGATCCAGGGGGGACCAGTCACAGACTTCAGAGT TACCGGTCCGTCCCCCCCGGGTCAGTACCGGTCCAGTCCCCCCGGGTCAGTACCGGTCCAGTCCTCCCGGGTCAGTAACGGTCCAGTCCCCCGGGTCAGTAACGGTCCAGTCAGTAACGGTCCAGTTCCCCGGGTCAGTAACGGTTCAGTCCCCCGGGTCAGTAACGGTCCAGTCCCCCGGGTCAGTAGCGGTCCAGTCCCCCGGGTCAGTAGCGGTCCAGTCCCCCGGGTCAGTAACGGTCCAGTCCCACGGTTCAGTCCCCCGGGTCAGTACCAGTCCAGTCCTCCGGGTCAGTACCGGTCCAGTCCCCCGGGGGACTGA